In Lolium perenne isolate Kyuss_39 chromosome 5, Kyuss_2.0, whole genome shotgun sequence, the sequence gtccgaagtttgcaaagcaagcaatttcgccacaaaagataatttgtgccaacaaagataattgtgtcattgtgcactaagttactagccgacatctttactctcaaggcggtgaagccttaaacaaggagagaccttgctctgataccaattgaaagatcgagatgtcgcctagagggggggggggtgaataggcaattacaaactcttgcggatttgtcttgtaagaatgcggaattaaactatcgtttagtttacaagcacaaaccctaaatatgctaagctcaactaagtgtaacaatagcaactagagctaagcaagataggcacaagatatatgtagcacaagtgatagcaagatatatgtacttcaagcacgatggctatcacaaggaaagagagctcgggtatagaaataaccgagccacgcggagacgaggatgtattcccgtgttcccttgctttgcaacaaggtacgtcacgtttggaggggtggaggtcccacgaaggattccccacgccacgaaggctcaccctattctccgaaccacacccacgaaggataatggccctttccttatggttagcttttcctccgctccggagatggcaagctccacaaccacttcacaagctccacgaaggagaagcctgggcctcttcacaatcttcttgaagagatcaccggagcaccaaccgccaagccaactaggaggtctccctccaagagtaacaagctcacggtctctcactcgaacaaatcgtggtggagagctcaacactatgcaatgatgcaaagcaagaacaccggaggtgttcaagtccttcacactcaaatcccaccaaagcaacgaatgctaggatgagattggagaggaagaacaagggggaaagtcaaccaaagactccaagatctatatcccaagagattccctcacttagagaagaaatggattggtggaagtgtagatctagatctcctctcttagatccctcaagaatgagcaagaatggttggaggaatcaaaggggagagcaagttcttcaaatgcaacaatggaggagagagaatgggaagaactaacttgctcaaggtggaagaaagggttatttatagctagggagcaaataaaactgttgggggaaaaggacagaaaaaacgggcagaaaaacgggcagaaaaatggcccagccggccaccaggccggccgaccggagcagcagccggccaggccggtcagcagcccggtcggaccggttCCCAGGCCGGATGGGGCGGGTGGGCCGCGTGGAGGGGAAAAGCCCAGCCGGGCAAGCTGGCTGCTCCCAACGCGCGTGGGCCGCACGTGCTTGTGCGGCGGATAGGTGTGGGCCGCGCGGGGAGCAGGGGCGCCGGCCATGGTGTGGGCCGCGGGGAAGGCAGCCGGGCGGAGCAGCGCCCGGTGGGCCGCGCGGCGAAGTGAAGcccggcggcgggaggccggTCCGCCGGGGCAGCCACGGGCAGGCCGGTCACGGACCGGGCCAGCCGCCGGACGTGGGCCAAAGACCCCTGGaggcggcccggatggcaccagcgccggacccggtcgcggaccgggtgggccggttgctgggccggtcggccggccagcaccctcccctttttctctttttctttttattcttttctgtttttcctttttctttaataactaatgctcccgaactccgaatcgcatgaaaccaattttgtttggaagataacaacaaatgctatctcatagaaagtgaaaacccaagaatctgtaggaggggattttatcatgaatataaaaggtagaaccttatatcatgaataaccggtaaaatcacccaacctcgaaaacgcaatagaagatgcatgcgaactccgttttcgatgaacttgggcttgttgtaaagctagaaacaagctcaagaacctcacaccgagaaataccaagaagcaataagaatgcaaaggattgagctccctaagacgatgtgatcaagttacccaaccgaaagtccctcttaatagtgcggctatctatcctataatccggtctcccatcaaccacctcgagaccggtaaaaggaaaacctatcaaggtcatacctttgccttgcgcatcccgcttgatcttgatgataactcttcaagcttcactcaagccggaatgccttacttgatcaatgttgcttcgtgaagactcacaaatactcccccatacactatgatgggaaagccccattgatgcacatcttcacatgtccattatcaccaaatggacggcaagcttcaagcatgtgattcactcaagatgctcatcttgaacttgcccaactcaaccttgtatcttctcatactcacataagatagagcatggctaatattgagttccacataagaactccatcttcatttcttcttcttgatcatatcacatatatatcttcataccgatgatcttgatgccaatacacaaggtatacctttatcttcatggcatccatacttgaatccaacacatggagagcaagtagtacctatggaatattccttcatataaactcaatgaaaacattagtccataggggttgtcattaattaccaaaaccacacataggggcaatgtacccttacactaaTGTTTTCTCTGAATTCCAAGATTCGGGGCAACACTTTCTAGAGCACTGCCACGTAGATTACCCACATGGATGGTATTTTCCTTGGAGTAGAGATTCCTCATTTCGCAAAAGCATTTTTTTTCTTCTGAAAGATGGGCCTAATTAATCCGCGCCTTGCTTTTAAGTTGCTATGGAGTTCATGTTGTCAAGAAGCACAAGGATTTTTCTAACTGTTTCTACAAGATAGTGTAAATGCCAAAGGGATGTTGCAAAAGGAAAACATTTCGACTGCCATACTTGTGCCTATGCCCCATCTAATATTTTAGAATTTGACTGAATCTCAATGCCTAAATGTGTGACAGTTTGAATGTGTTCCTGCCCATCTTGGTGACTGCATATGAGTGACAAGAAGTGGGTGCTAAGTTTAGCTCAATATGAATAAATGGTCGTTCAACCACTTAGTAAAAGAGTGAGAAGAGTGCTAAGTTCACTAGGGGAGATAAGTCAATTAGTGCATAAATTATTCTGAACTTATGCCCTAATTAGAGTAGAGCTTATTCCACTCTAAAGAATTCCTCATGGTGTTGATCATGCTTGCAGCCTCAACTATGTGGGACACCAGAAATACATTTATTTCTACTCTGGGCTGAACTTGCAGTCTTCTACGCTAAATTGAGCGGCATCGGGGCGCCGGCGGGTGGGAGCTGCTGGAGGGGGCCAATGGCGATTCGGCGCGTCCAAATGATTATGGGcctgtttggttcctagccacactttgtcaagccaaagtttggcaatttggcatgtgtttggttcttgCCACACTTTAGAGCTGCCACATTTCACTAATcatatggcccacttgtcatagaGTGATTTTTTTGCCAACTTTTGCCACACTTTATGGCTTCCAAAATCCTAACCATACTTTTGTGACTGCCACACTTGCCAAATTTAGGCTTAGTAAACTGTGGCTGGGAACCAAACAAACCCTATATCCGAAGCGCCGTCGCTGGATTATTGGCTTCGCGAGTTCGCGGGGCAAATAATTCCTAGCTTGACGACAGATCCACGATCCAGCACGCTATATCCCACATGGCCTGGTCTCCGCCCGGTCAACCACCAGTGTGAATCCCAAGCATCGGTTGCTTCAGGTTACAGTTACGGCGCGCATCAATACGTACACTGGAGCACCCTCTGATTGGCGCGCGTCTATAAATTCGCACCCATCCTGCTACTTCTTCACTCACACTACTCACAGGCTCACTGAAACTGAAACCGCTTGCATAGAAGCCAAGCACCAGAGGCTAGACCACAAGTGGCTTGCTCGTAGAGTTTGAGCTAGCAGCTCGAGATGGCACCGGCTTCGTCGTTCCCTATCATCGACATGGGGCTGCTGAACGGGAAGGACCGGCCCGCCGCCATGGACCTGCTGCACGACGCATGCGAGAACTGGGGATTCTTCCAGGTGAATATATGGCATGAGAAAATCAACCAAGCTGTGTAAACGTTTCGTACCGATCTTATCGAGTTCTGCGCTGATTTTGGTTTGTTATGCGGTTCTTGCGTGCAGGTTCTTGACCACGGCATCTCGACGGAGCTGATGGACGAGGTGGAGAGGATGACCAAGGCGCACTACAAGCGGGCGCGCGAGCAGAGGTTCCTGGAGTTCGCGAGCAAGACGCTGCAGGAGGGCGGCGGCAAGGCGGCGGAGAACCTGGACTGGGAGAGCACCTTCTTCGTGCGCCACCTCCCGGAGCCCAACATCGCCGATATCCCCGACCTCGACGACGAATACCGGCGCGTGATGAAGCGGTTCGCGGTGGAGTTGGAGAAGCTGGCGGAGCGGCTGCTGGACCTGCTCTGCGAGAACCTCGGGCTGGAGAGCGGCTACCTCACGCGCGCTTTCCGCGGCTGCCAGGGCGTGCCCACCTTCGGCACCAAGGTCAGCAGCTACCCGCCCTGCCCGCGGCCCGACCTCGTGAAGGGCCTCCGCGCGCACACCGACGCCGGCGGCATCATCCTGCTCTTCCAGGACGACCGCGTGGGCGGGCTGCAGCTGCTCAGGGACGGCGCGTGGGTGGACGTGCCGCCCACGCGCCACTCCATCGTCATCAACCTCGGCGACCAGCTGGAGGTGATCACCAACGGCAGGTACAAGAGCGTGCTGCACCGCGTGGTCGCGCAGACAGACGGCAACCGGATGTCCATCGCCTCCTTCTACAACCCGGCCGGCGACGCCGTCATCTTCCCGGCGCCGGCGCTTGTCGCGAAAGAGACGGCAGGCGGGACGTACCCGAGGTTCGTGTTCGAGGACTACATGAAGCTGTACGTCCGGCACAAGTTCGAGGACAAggaacccaggttcgaggccttcAAGGCCATGGAGAGCGAGAGCGCCAAGCTCATCGCCATCGCTTGACCACGACGACAGCAACCACCACCTTGCTCTGCTTCCGTTGATGGTCGAGGACGATGAGACATTGGATGCTTCAGAGTTCGTACGTACCAGTACTAGACCGCTGCTCACCGTGTTGTGTTGAATAATCGAGCCTGCTATATGCGCTAGGCGTAGCTAGGATATGTGTGTGTTTGTCATTTTTCGCTGTGTTGTGCTGCTTCCGACCAGCATGAGAGCTGTACTGTACCGTATCTGTTCTTATTTCCACAAACATCGTATCGATTGTCTATTAAGATACGTGCTGTCCCGTTGTGTAGTGCCTTTTTTTAGTGTGCTGGTTGACAGGGTGTTGATGCGGGCACCGAATTTCACATTTGCCGTTTCACGTTAGGAAACGGACATCGGACAAGACATGCCACCGTTATGTGATATCCACACCGGTACATCCTTAACATATTCTCTTTTGCCTGATAgtgtactactacctccatcccaaagcttaagcttTATATTATTTTTGAAAGTTAAACTATATCAAGTTTAACTAAACTTTTATAAAAAAATAATTAATATTTAaattacaaaattaatatcattaaatagatagtaaaatatatttttgtatgatatctacaaaatattatatttattgatagattatTCTAAAAGTTTAGTCAACCTTTACTTGGTTTAACTTTTAAAAAATATAACCATTAAGATTTAGGATGGAGTTAGTACAATGCAAGTGTGCAACCGATATAACTCATTCGTGGCCCAGCACCCTAAGTGATTAAATCTGGCATACTTCATCCCTTTCACAATAGTAGACCATCTTGATTAAAGGCGTGAGAccacttctgcagttcctcgatggTCGCCGCCGCCGGAAGTGAGTAGTTTGAAGAGGTTGTGGCGCCCGAAATTGCTGAGGCTCTTGCTATGCGACGAGCTATCATCCTTGCAAAGGAAGAAGGTTTCTCTAAAGTTATTGTTAGCTCGGACTGCCTCTTGGTGGTACAAAGAGTGACAAATGGACAGGAAGATCGATCCTTGTGCGGTTCTGTGATTCATGACATTAGGAAGTTGGTTGATTCTTTTACCTCGTGTTTCTTCTGTCATGTGTATCGGAGTTTAAACGTTGCTGCTCATACTCTAGCTAAGTCTAGTGAGTTTTCCGtgtgttctgtgtggcgtggggtTATTCCGGATTGCATCCATGAGATTATTTGtaatgaatttttgattatgtgaTCAATAAAGCCCATGTTTCCCTAAAAAAATAGTACTCCCTCTGTCCATAAATATAAGGCTACATCGTTTTTTATGTTAAACTTTGACTAATTGGTCAATCAAATATAAGCTAATGTACTATTGGAAAATTTGTTGAAAATAAGTGTCCCGTGATATAGTTTTGAATGATATGCAACTCATATTTAACTGATCCAATTATAAGTCAATTTGTTTCATAAAATACAAAATGGCCTTatattaagaacaacaaagggagTACAGTACTAAGTTTTGGGCATTGATTGCACTCTTATTTCTAGAGTAAACTGCACTCTCAATAACAACAACAGAGAAAACAAAGCAGTCTTGCTATCTCTATTACATGCCATTAAT encodes:
- the LOC127301789 gene encoding 1-aminocyclopropane-1-carboxylate oxidase 1 produces the protein MAPASSFPIIDMGLLNGKDRPAAMDLLHDACENWGFFQVLDHGISTELMDEVERMTKAHYKRAREQRFLEFASKTLQEGGGKAAENLDWESTFFVRHLPEPNIADIPDLDDEYRRVMKRFAVELEKLAERLLDLLCENLGLESGYLTRAFRGCQGVPTFGTKVSSYPPCPRPDLVKGLRAHTDAGGIILLFQDDRVGGLQLLRDGAWVDVPPTRHSIVINLGDQLEVITNGRYKSVLHRVVAQTDGNRMSIASFYNPAGDAVIFPAPALVAKETAGGTYPRFVFEDYMKLYVRHKFEDKEPRFEAFKAMESESAKLIAIA